The genomic window aagagaccACTTTGCTAAAATATTCATCTCACTTTCATAAAATCAAACAAGGTTCTTATTAATAAACTCCTTCATAAATAGTATGCAACTTCTAACAATAGTTTCAATTCTACAAAAATACAAAAGCCAATACAATGgaaccttctttttcttcttttctttctaatACACAAATGGCAATATTCTCCAAGGAACAAGTTTTCGGTACTCAGTCCATATCTCTTTATACTTCTTCGCACAACGAGATTCATCCCTTCTCTCCCTCCATATCAACAGAATAAGAAGATATATTGGATAGAAGTATGGAACTGGTGAACTGCAAAAATGAGTAAGATATACAAGGTTTGACATTATTTTCTTTGTAGAAAAATCAATATCAATAACTTTATATCAGCGAAATAATTAAAGGAATGAGTTAATGAGATCACCTTATCCCACAAGGTAAGCTAAAGGAGAGAGCAAGAAGTAAGTCACCTAGGTAATTACAATGTCTGGCAATACcccttcaacaacaacaacaacaacaacaacaatgacaacTTGTGTTAATAGCTTCCATGAGAAAGTGAATTGAGTGTATATACGTTGTTCTAACAAGACTCTAGATAGACAAATAATAACCACGGATTAAAACATGTTACTGTCTTCGTTCTTTTTTATCTGTCAACTGTTACTTTTTGGTACATATTGATTTAACGCATGCCAAAAAGTGGACAAATAACCAAAGGAGTAATGTGTAATGTGTAATGCATAAGATGTTAAGAACTCACCAGGTATAATCTCTGACCTAAATTCAACAACTTTCTAAATAAAAATTCATGaggattaaaaaattttattggtAATATATTATACTATTACTAATTACCAATCATTAACTTGGATTATACACATACTCAACCAATCATAATTTTCGCTATTTGATAAAAAGAATAACTTAGCCAATGGAGCCTTTTCTCATCCCATTTTTTATTCCGAAGCCTCCCAACATGTTTTAAGATATGCTTAATCGGTATTCACATATTATGTATTAAATTAAAGGTGAAAGAAAAACAGATGCATATCTACTCCaagcaatttttttttctttttttcagttTTTACCCCTTAAataaagaaagaggaaaaggaaaaagagaaacaaaatacaGATATCAAATGAAAAAAAATCTTACCAATAACCAGAAGCAAGTAACTTTCCACCAATGACTTTTGGAGGCTTACCCCAAATAGGGCCCTTTGGATTCTTTTTGAATACATGTTTTTGCTTGTTTGCCCCTCGAAATACCATGTATCTGCAAAGTTTGATCTTCAATTTTATGTTATGAACTTATGTAACTTCAAGAGTATATGTGGTGCATTATAGAATTCACGGTTGGATATTACGAACACATTACCCAATCAGGAAGACAAGACAATTAGCTATAATGGTTGTCGTTGTTAACTCCACCTCATTTGCTAAGAGCCACCATCCCTGACAGCAATTGTAGCATGTCAATACATGTTATGTGTTTAAACGAAAAAGTACTGTACACTGTTCTAAAAACCGAACCGGATCGGCCGGTTCAACAGGGTTAATTGGGAACGGTCATTTAGTTGGTTTGGTTGAAGTGCAAAACCGATCTGCAAAAAACCGGTAAAAAACCTATTGAGCCGGCAATTAACCAGTGAACCGTTTGAACCGGACAGTTTTTTCcgattttcaattaaaaaataaaaaataaaaaattacataaaccctccacattctctctctctcacacgcACACTACCACGGAACCCTAGCCCTCCTCTCTCTCTAGCTCCACAGAACCCTAGCACCCCCAGCCAACAATAGCAGCAGCAGCCAGCGCCCAGTTCCCAGCGCCGCCGTCGCCGACGAACTCTTCTCCTCAGCCAGCGTCCAGCCCCGGTGTTGCCGATCCTCTTTTCCTAGATCCCTTCTCCTCGCGTCGCTAGGTCTCATTGGAGCTGCTGTTGGCGTTGCCGCCTCTGTCCTCGTTGTCATCGGCCACCCTGAACTTGTGTCTCTGTCCTCGTTGTCGAGCCCTCTCTCTCGCGCGCGCATCAAACCTCTGTCTTCGATCCCCCTCTCTGTCCGAGCTCACTTTCCTTCCTCCCTCGCCGTCACTTCTCTTCCTCCCTCACCGCCATAAGCAAAgctactttaatttatgttttcttattttgttattttattgaTTCCGAGTTGCTGAAATTTGATCGAgttgctgatttttttttttttgttcatttttgAGTTGCTGAGATCTGAAATATGTTGGTTGATAATGTtttgttaaattttcgaaaataattgttATTCTGAGTTCCGAGTTTCCCTCATATGCAAGCCATAGAAGCGAATTGTATATCTCTATATCTATCTGTAGCAAGAAAGTAGGCTAGGCTTTACCCACGGGCAAGCTATCTAGCAGAAAGTGAGTGAAGCTGCTTTGGTCTACTCTGGGTGCACAATTATTATTGTAATATCCTTTTTgctgattttctgaaataattgtGTTTTGGGTTAGGATTGTTGATTGTTGCTGATGTGATTCTGAATTTAGTTTGGATGTTGAGTTTGGACTCTTTGcttaattttctgtttttggaTTCTTTGGCTTTGGATGGCTTTGGATGTTGAGAAGTTTTTGGATTCTGAGTTTTTGTTGAATACTTGATTAGTATTGAGAATATAAATGTAATAGAACAAGATTTGGTTTAAGAAAAAGTGAAAGAAGAGCATGTAAACTCTTGATTTAGTTAGTTATTCTGTTTCAGGTCAATAGCTTTCATATATATTGCAGACATTATATTTGGAAGTGTTGAAACTAATATGAtcaatgttattgattctcaATAATTATGTTCTCAATTTTAAGTTTTTGAATacatttctttgtttcttatatcACAAGAATTCTTCTTTTGGAGTGTTTATCTTGATTGTCAAATAATTGAGCTTGATTAGAGTTTAGaagttaattaaaatttttttattatgaattctAAAAGATAAAATATGAACAAATTACTATGTGAAatgttaaatttttaaattttagtagtttagaaaatattaaatttgaatatttgaaattgtatattgaatttttaatgatttcattgtatatttaattaaaccggttcaacCACAGTTCAACTTCGGTTAGACTATTGAACCGTTGAACCAGTCACTTCACCAGTTCAATGACCGattcggttctcgcaaccttggtacTATACATAATGGCGCAAATAAATGGCAAGTTGGAAGTTAAGTTATAGCAATTACCTGAATGCTAAAAGTAAAAGGAATCCAAACTAAATCTCCAAAGACCAACATGAAGCCCAACCTCTCTGCAATTATGTCCcaactaaaaacaaaaattaagagaTAAGATCATAAACCACAATTATATCTAACATGAATGACAATATAGATATCACAATCATGAGTTCATAACTTAGTGAAAATATTACAAGGAAaacatgttttatttttttagagaTTGGGATGAACAATTTTTCAAGTAGAGCAAACGCAATTCACTTACGTTGATGTCATGTACTCTTCATGCACAAAGTAGTCCAAGATGTATAACTGGTATAAATGTAAAGAAAGTCACTCATCAAACACCCAAACTAGTGCTtattaaaagaaaagagaaaaaaaggaaaTTCAATAAACTAGAGTAGACAAGATTTTAAAATTACTGCACAGAATATCTGGAAGAGAATCATTGATTTGCTCAAAGTACCATCTTGAATGCTCTTTGCAAGAATGGATAAATTGATTAGCAGCCACCCCATCATTCCAGCTCTAACAAACAAAAATCTACAATTTGACAATTCCATTATATGTGCAGGAATATTTATAGTATTCagaataatcataaaaaaaaccaCAATTCTGACAATTCCATTGACAGGGTTGCAAGCTAAGAATGCTTTTTTTCCATCATAATTGCCAATTATATACACTTAAGCAATCATATAAAATGAGAACAAGCAAGAAACGACATCAGGTGGATAACATACTTGAGGTCAATACCCATATACTGAGGATTCAGTTGTATTCCAAACCACCTATCAAAGTAAAAcagaaaacgaaaaacaaaatTAACCAATAAAATTCAATTTCTGCAACGGTCAAGGAAATAAAATCAACCATGTTCACACTTCACACTAGTTAAAAAGTCGGGCTTCGTTGTACTagacagaaaaacacaaaagagATGCAAACACAAATTCCAAACAGAAGCTATTACGATTAAAGAAATTTTAACATCTAGAACATACCAATCATGTATTAGGTTTCCAGTGATATGAGGTTTTAGTGATGAACTTTTACTTTGTGACTTGCAGCCCGCAAAATAAAGTGCCAGGGTCACCTGATATGAAATTAGTAAAAATGACAACAAAAAAGGTTATTATCAAGCAATGCAGAGtaacaataaaaacaaataaagtatAAAATTTAGCTTTTGATATATTTCAACAACTGTGCATTGGTACATTTAGCCAGCCTTTTCTAATGATACGATAGGATTTGACTTCCATCATTGTTATTAAGTTCAATAATGTGTCATTTATTCATATTTCAGTTCTAGCAAATTCATATGATGAAATTGAACTATGAAAAGAACCATGGAATGTCATTACTAAGTTGTAAATAAGATTCTATGCTTATAATTACATACAAGAAAACTGAAGATAAATGTTGTGGACAGCAGCTCAAATCCTCTCTCAGATATAGCCTGCAAAAGTTGCCACAGGTTATTCTGCGACTCTAACTCTAGCATATGATTCATAGTGTTATGCAAAATTCAGAATATCCATATGAACACGTACGGTAGGAGATACAAAATCCATCTTGGCACTAATCCCAAGAAGTGCAACCAACAGAAGAAGCAAGACTAAACCTGAGAAAATGTGAACATAGTTACACctccaaaaaaatagaaaaggaatAGTGGTGTAAATATAGACTCAATTCTTGTGAATCTTATATGAATCAACATgcaaaatatattttaaagtataaAATATACCACAACTGCTAAACCTTATCTCACTAGGTACAATAAGTAGCATAAAAAAGGAATCATCATAATCTTTGTTATAAATCATGTATACATTCAAATTATTAAAATCTAACCATTATAACAATTTCACCTATCACCTATGATTTTTCCTTTTTTAAGATTTCTTCTATTAATAGGTCATTGAACAAACATTTTGTCATGTATAGCATTGAAGACTGGTCATGAAGTGAACAACAAAAATATGTTGCCATTATAACACTGATTTAAGGATTACCATAAACTAGAGAACCTATATTACATCAAAATCACACTAAAATG from Arachis ipaensis cultivar K30076 chromosome B09, Araip1.1, whole genome shotgun sequence includes these protein-coding regions:
- the LOC107617826 gene encoding delta(14)-sterol reductase isoform X2; the protein is MLMKLSSLLQALIPSWNSAYLLLGFFAYLSIAGSIVLGKLVPGVVLADGTRLHYRCLVLLLLLVALLGISAKMDFVSPTAISERGFELLSTTFIFSFLVTLALYFAGCKSQSKSSSLKPHITGNLIHDWWFGIQLNPQYMGIDLKFLFVRAGMMGWLLINLSILAKSIQDGTLSKSMILFQIFCALYILDYFVHEEYMTSTWDIIAERLGFMLVFGDLVWIPFTFSIQGWWLLANEVELTTTTIIANCLVFLIGYMVFRGANKQKHVFKKNPKGPIWGKPPKVIGGKLLASGYWGIARHCNYLGDLLLALSFSLPCGISSPVPYFYPIYLLILLIWRERRDESRCAKKYKEIWTEYRKLVPWRILPFVY
- the LOC107617826 gene encoding delta(14)-sterol reductase isoform X3, which produces MELSLVLLLLLVALLGISAKMDFVSPTAISERGFELLSTTFIFSFLVTLALYFAGCKSQSKSSSLKPHITGNLIHDWWFGIQLNPQYMGIDLKFLFVRAGMMGWLLINLSILAKSIQDGTLSKSMILFQIFCALYILDYFVHEEYMTSTWDIIAERLGFMLVFGDLVWIPFTFSIQGWWLLANEVELTTTTIIANCLVFLIGYMVFRGANKQKHVFKKNPKGPIWGKPPKVIGGKLLASGYWGIARHCNYLGDLLLALSFSLPCGISSPVPYFYPIYLLILLIWRERRDESRCAKKYKEIWTEYRKLVPWRILPFVY
- the LOC107617826 gene encoding delta(14)-sterol reductase isoform X1 — its product is MLMKLSSLLQALIPSWNSAYLLLGFFAYLSIAGSIVLGKLVPGVVLADGTRLHYRCNGLVLLLLLVALLGISAKMDFVSPTAISERGFELLSTTFIFSFLVTLALYFAGCKSQSKSSSLKPHITGNLIHDWWFGIQLNPQYMGIDLKFLFVRAGMMGWLLINLSILAKSIQDGTLSKSMILFQIFCALYILDYFVHEEYMTSTWDIIAERLGFMLVFGDLVWIPFTFSIQGWWLLANEVELTTTTIIANCLVFLIGYMVFRGANKQKHVFKKNPKGPIWGKPPKVIGGKLLASGYWGIARHCNYLGDLLLALSFSLPCGISSPVPYFYPIYLLILLIWRERRDESRCAKKYKEIWTEYRKLVPWRILPFVY